From the genome of Agromyces intestinalis:
GCGCCACGATCAACCGGCTCGGAGAGGACTACCCCGACACGTGGGTGTTCGCGGTCGACGGGCTGATCGGCGCGAGCCCCGAGACGCTCGTGCGGGTCGATCACGGGCAGGTGTCGTCGCGGGTGCTGGCGGGCACGATCGCGCGGGGCGCCGGCGAGGCATCCGATCGTGAACGCGCAACCACGCTGCTCGCGTCGGCGAAAGACCTCGACGAGCACGCCCTCGCGGTCGCCAGCGCGGTGAACCGCCTCGAACCGCACACCGCGCGCCTCGACGCGAGCCCCGAGCCGTTCACGCTGCAGCTGCCGAACCTGTGGCACCTCGCAACCGACCTGAAGGGCACGCTCGGCGACGGGTCGAGCTCGCTCGACCTGGTGCGGGCGATGCATCCGACCGCGGCCGTCGCGGGCACGCCGCGCAAGATCGCGCTGCGTGTGATCGACGAGCTCGAGGGGTTCGACCGCGGCCGGTACGCCGGCCCGGTCGGCTGGGTCGACGGCGACGGCGACGGCGAGTGGGCGATCGCGCTGCGGTGCGCGCAGGTCGACCCCGACGGCACCGTCACCGCGTACGCGGGCTGCGGCATCGTGCACGACTCGGTGCCCGCCGACGAACTCGCCGAGACCGTGATGAAGTTCCGGCCGATCGTCGAGGCGTTCGGCGGCTGATCCAGCTCACCGGATCCAGCTCACCGGATTCAGCTCACCGCGAGTCGCGCCTGCTGCTCGACGACGTCGTAGTCGGCCTTCGGCCACTCGAGCGCCATGCCTTCGAGCGCCTCGATGAGCAGGTGCTGTACGGCCAGCCGCGCATACCACTTGCGATTGGCGGGCACGACGTACCACGGCGCCTCGAGCGTCGAGGTGCGCTCGAAGACGGCCTCGTACGCGCGCTGATAGTCATCCCACAGCTCGCGCTCGTCGATGTCGCCCGGGTTGAACTTCCAGTGCTTGTCGGGTCGGTCGAGCCGGGCGCCGAGTCGCTTGCGCTGCTCATCGCGCGAGATGTGCAGCATGACCTTGATGATGGTGGCGCCGCCCGCGACGAGCCCGCGCTCGAATTCGTTGATCGCCTCGTAGCGCCGCTGGATCTCCTCGGGCGGGGCGAGCTCGCGCACCCGCCCGATCAGCACGTCCTCGTAGTGCGAGCGGTCGAACACGCCGATCATGCCGGGGCCCGGCGAAGCCTTGCTGATGCGCCACAGGAAGTCGTGGCCGAGCTCCTCCTCGGTGGGCTTCTTGAACGAGGTGAGCTGCACGCCCGACGGGTCGACGGCACTCATGACGTGCTTGACGATGCCGCCCTTGCCGGCGCTGTCCATCGCCTGCAGCACGAGCAGGATGCGCCGGCGATCGCCGAGCCGGCTGTTCGCGAACAGCAGCTCCTGCAGGTCGGCGAGGATCCCCGCGCCTTCGACGAGCTCCTCCTCGCCGTCGGACTTCGAGCCCCGGATGCCGGGATGCGAGTCGGGGTCGACCTCGGTCAGTCGGATCCCCGGCCGTGCCCGCAGCAGTTCAGCGGGGTCTTCTCTCCAGTAGGTCTCCCGCGTCATCGCACGGCCCCTCCCTCGTCGCGTCCTCCCATCCTGTCGCCTGCCGCGCGATTGGGGAATGCGCGATGCGCGATTGCGCGGATCAGGAAGCAGCGCGCGGCACGCCGAGTGCCGACACCCGATCGTCGGCGTGTCGCGCGATTCTTCCTGATCCGCGGGCGGCCGGAGCGCGGGCGCGGCAGCGGCGCGGAGCGCGAGCGCAGCGGCTGCGCGCCCGGTCAGCGCTCGAGGGGAACTTCGAGCACGCTCGGGCCGGTGACCGCGGTGCCGAGGGCCTCCGCGAGCTCGCTGCGGGTCGC
Proteins encoded in this window:
- a CDS encoding isochorismate synthase, with translation MHHPRLSVRTIAVDETEPLIPRADPRNPLVWLRRGEGIVGLGEVLRIESSGAERIDDAAAAWRALAEEADVDDRVGLPGTGLVAFGAFAFADDSAAPSALIVPELVLGRRDGRAWVTRISLATGDIDEADVSGDEASATLVLPEPAPRRRVPRVAFSPGSVTPTRYERSVAEAVRRIDAGDLQKVVLARQLVGELHEDDGLRATINRLGEDYPDTWVFAVDGLIGASPETLVRVDHGQVSSRVLAGTIARGAGEASDRERATTLLASAKDLDEHALAVASAVNRLEPHTARLDASPEPFTLQLPNLWHLATDLKGTLGDGSSSLDLVRAMHPTAAVAGTPRKIALRVIDELEGFDRGRYAGPVGWVDGDGDGEWAIALRCAQVDPDGTVTAYAGCGIVHDSVPADELAETVMKFRPIVEAFGG
- a CDS encoding polyphosphate kinase 2 family protein; the encoded protein is MTRETYWREDPAELLRARPGIRLTEVDPDSHPGIRGSKSDGEEELVEGAGILADLQELLFANSRLGDRRRILLVLQAMDSAGKGGIVKHVMSAVDPSGVQLTSFKKPTEEELGHDFLWRISKASPGPGMIGVFDRSHYEDVLIGRVRELAPPEEIQRRYEAINEFERGLVAGGATIIKVMLHISRDEQRKRLGARLDRPDKHWKFNPGDIDERELWDDYQRAYEAVFERTSTLEAPWYVVPANRKWYARLAVQHLLIEALEGMALEWPKADYDVVEQQARLAVS